A single Osmerus mordax isolate fOsmMor3 chromosome 9, fOsmMor3.pri, whole genome shotgun sequence DNA region contains:
- the LOC136949533 gene encoding non-pathogenic pore-forming peptide amoebapore A, producing MKTVTPFTSIGLLLLLCAAVTRSLESQDEEHLPGHENGALSVMEEYLTDRGDRLEKQNRAEIPGVCFVCKKIINSVKKLLGKSLSGANIGEKLDQYCAKKKDIFKRICRTLINKYKNKLIQFLLHKDTANSCCVKIKLCKGPPPRAQQSS from the exons ATGAAGACTGTGACTCCATTCACCAGTATTGGGCTGCTACTGCTTCTCTGTGCAG CTGTAACTCGATCTCTGGAGTCTCAGGATGAGGAGCATCTACCAGGGCATGAAAACGGCGCTCTGTCTGTTATGGAAGAATACCTCACAGACAGAGGTGACCGCCTTGAAAAACAG AACCGAGCTGAAATTCCAGGTGTATGTTTTGTCTGTAAGAAAATTATCAACAGTGTTAAGAAACTGCTGGGGAAGTCACTATCCGGG gccaacattggagagaaactggaTCAGTACTGCGCTAAAAAgaaagacatttttaaaagaataTGCAGGACACTCATCAATAAGTACAAGAACAAGCTGATTCAATTTCTGCTACACAAAGACACCGCAAATTCTTGCTGTGTCAAAATTAAGTTATGCAAAGGTCCTCCTCCTAGGGCCCAGCAGAGCTCTTGA
- the LOC136949075 gene encoding antimicrobial peptide NK-lysin-like, translating into MKSLFSLICLILAFSVMAVHGREVNYLREEWESGEEAREDTTLEKEMIPGTCGLCKYILNTVKKHLNSSDTSKNIKQKLLRSCDQIKFGKSMCRSICKKFSDILVKLFSNDEDVRTMCVDIKLCKPKHDWGISN; encoded by the exons ATGaaatctcttttctctctcatttgcCTTATCTTGGCTTTCTCAG TCATGGCTGTACATGGCAGAGAGGTGAACTACCTTCGAGAAGAGTGGGAATCCGGTGAAGAAGCCAGAGAAGACACCACG CTAGAAAAGGAGATGATTCCTGGAACTTGCGGGCTATGCAAGTATATTCTGAATACAGTGAAGAAACATTTGAATAGCTCTGATACTTCAAAG AATATTAAACAAAAGCTGTTGAGAAGCTGTGACCAAATCAAATTTGGAAAATCAATGTGTCGCAGTATTTGTAAGAAATTCTCCGATATCTTGGTGAAGTTGTTTTCCAATGACGAAGATGTGAGAACGATGTGCGTCGATATCAAGCTCTGCAA gCCGAAGCACGATTGGGGGATCAGCAACTGA
- the LOC136949073 gene encoding antimicrobial peptide NK-lysin-like: MAVHGREVNYLREEWESGEEAREDTTLEKEMIPGTCGLCKKILNSVKKRLNSSDTSETIKEKLLRSCDQIKKGKSICRSICKKYSDILVKLFSNNEDVTKMCVKIKLCKPKHDWGISN; this comes from the exons ATGGCTGTACATGGCAGAGAGGTGAATTACCTTCGAGAAGAGTGGGAATCTGGTGAAGAAGCCAGAGAAGACACCACG CTAGAAAAGGAGATGATTCCTGGAACTTGCGGGCTATGCAAGAAGATTCTGAATTCAGTGAAGAAACGTTTGAATAGCTCTGATACTTCAGAG ACTATTAAAGAAAAGCTGTTGAGAAGCTGTGACCAAATAAAAAAGGGAAAATCAATTTGTCGCAGTATTTGTAAGAAATACTCAGATATCTTGGTGAAGTTGTTTTCCAATAACGAAGATGTGACGAAGATGTGCGTCAAGATCAAGCTCTGCAA gCCGAAGCACGATTGGGGGATCAGCAACTGA